TCCACTCTGTCAGTTTTTAGGAACTTGAGAaccgttaaaaaataaaaatacctttGAATCTCAGGCACACTCATAGGAATGAGACGATCAAATTCTTGCTCAGTGTAGAGACGGTAGCAAATTCCTGAGTCTTCCCTCCCAGCTCGGCCTGCCCGCTGCCAGGCCTGCGCTTTGGACACCCGCTGCACTGCCAGGACCTCCAAGCCACTGTCTGAGAGTCAGTTAGAAAATAAACAGAGTCGACATTAAATGGAGCAACAACAAATCAGTTCCCCTGAAAATGTTACAAAtctatggctgccattgacggcaatagtaATGAATTCAGTGACGTTATCTCACCAGGATTGAAACGTTTGGCTTTCACCATCCCAGTGTCAACAACATATTTGATCCCAGATATGGTCACGGATGTCTCCGCTATGTTGGTCGATAAGATAACCTTCCTGCAACCCtgttacaaaagaaaaatatcaaaaaaacaacctaaaaacgATCTCCGTCTAATTTAAGAGGACACAAGATGACTCTACCTTGGGAGCCGCTTGAAAGACCCTGAGCTGTTGCGTCGGAGGCAGCGACGCGTAGAGAGGAACGACTACCATGGAGCCGCAAGTGTCTGGCAAATGCTTGGCAATGTCCCGGCAAGTTCTTGCCAGTGCTTCGATCTCTTCCTGGCCCGTCATGAACACCAAGATGTCATGGGATGGAGGTGCTTCCTATGCAAACATTGACATACTTAATTTcacattgtacaaaaaaaggagCATTTTTCATCAAATATAATGCTGTAAAAATCCTCTTTGGCTTTTACTTCTTTAGTTAATGATAAGTATTAACAAGACAATTGTACAATGGTTATGGTATACTACCTGGTGTATTTGGAAAACAGTGACAAGAGCAGCTTGCAGGTAGTCAGATTGAGGCTGTTTGGTGTAGAAGATGTTGATTGGATGCTGTCTGCCTTCCAGGTACAGCACAGGTGAGTTGTTAAAGTATTCCGAGAACAGGTCCACATCCATTGTAGCTGACATCACAATAACCTGGAAACAGtattcaaagaaaaaacatggatgcaAAAAGGTatactatcattttttttcatgacacgACTCATTGGTTTTGACAAATTTCACAATGTAAACATTTCTTACCTTTAGAGGAATTTTGCCAAGTTCCTTCCGCCTGCGCTGAGCTGACTTAACCACCCCAAACAGCACATCCGTGTGTATGGTGCGTTCGTGTGCTTCGTCCAGTATGACCACAGTGTAGCGCAGCAGTAAAGGGTCGCCAATGGCCTCCCGTAGAAGCATGCCATCCGTCATGAACTTTAATTTGGTCTCTGTGGACGTGACGTCTTCAAAACGGACGGTGTAGCCCACCTGAAGACAAATAGGATATACATATGACATGTAAAATACTCCATGCGAATACGTTTGTGAGCGACGGCCATCTTAGAGCAGTGGACTTCCCTGCCTATTATAGTGAAGGTAAGATGATTTATCATCTGCACTGAAATACACTGTTAAAGACAAAACTTACCATCTTGCCAAGCTGCGTCCTCTTCTCTTCAGCTACCCTCCCTGCAAGAGAGATTGCAGCTACTCGGCGAGGTTGAGTGATGGCGACCAAGCCCTGCCGTCCAATCCCAGCTTCATAAAGATACTGAGGGATCTGGGTGGTCTTCCCTGAGCCCGTCTCCCCTGGCAACACAAAACAAATCTTATCATTATCTTATTATGACATGACAATAGGATGAAGATCTTGTGGATTTGTTCAGAAACAACATTTGCAATTTATCATTCGAAAGACCTGTGCAGATGAGATATtgtaaacaaaatataaatacataaatacatgacccaaaatgagaTCTTCAAGTTTGTGGACGCCAGATCTTTTGAATTATGTTGAATCGAATTACAGATATGAATGTTTGATACTTTACCTATGAGAATAACATTGTGAAGTTGTCTGAGTTGGCTCAAAAGCTGAGTCCTCGCTTGATAAATGGGAAGTTGTTTCCTTTGGACATCAATCGGCGTGGTCGCTTTTGCCTTCCCAGGCAGCAGCATGCCAGGTTTCTTCTTGTCGGGGCGGAAAAAAACAGACCCCGGCTTGAATTTTTTAGCCGGAGGATGATCGAAGTCGTAGGGCATGATCTAGAAGACAAGATTTCCTGAGAACACTCGTGATCACGTTTATAAAAATCGATTTAATGTTAGAAACGAGAGGAAGAATGCCTTAAGGCAACAAGGAGCAAATGCGGTTGTTTTGCTGACGTATATAAAAATGGCCAACAAGCTGAACTTCGGCGCGCGGCTTTGACGTCATTAAATCAACAGCCTATCTATTTAGTTTGTAAAACTATTTGCCCTTAATATTAGTTCCCTTACCACCTTGCGATTTTTCCACGATCAActgtttaaataaaacatcatgttgtttgcattttaattattactataaaaaaataccaataagAATACAGTTAAAATTGCTCATAAAGGCCATCAAGTGGAtttctactttgtttttttttattatttactctATCAACCTTGTTGGATATGCTTGGAAACTAGATCTGTAGACATTAAAACATCTCAAGTTATTATTACAACCTTCTCACGCTCATTTAATGTTTAGGGATTGAAGCAGCACTTGTATCTGGAGTCAGACTTGTCTGGAATTGCTCACTAAATAACCTTCTCTTGTTTTCAGAGGAAATACTTTCCTACCTGGCTGTGACTCAATCCCATTTTTCTCCCCCTGACATCAATGTTTCTTGTCATATTCCTATAAGCATTTGATATTCAAACAATTAACTTGAGTAACAGCTACACTCATACTTGGTATGGCCTCAGTGTTATTCTTTTCGTTGTCTTTATTTTGTCATAATTGTAGGAATGATATCCTGAGAAAGATAAACAGCTACAGGATGACCTTCTAATAAACTGTTTGCATTAGATTAGTTATTTGTACTTTtgttgataattttttttaaaaaaacgagtACCCATTTACATAGATTGTCACAAAAAGAGAAACTAATTCCATGCTCATAAATGACAAATGCAAAGCATCTCGCTGGAGGTAGAAGACagacaccataaaaaaaaatgatgatagcCCCACGAGTAGAATTATTGTCTGTAAATAGTGTCATGAGGATAAGCAAacaggaaatatgtatgtcttGCTTTTGTGGTATTAACTGTATCTCCAGCATACAAGCAGGAAAAGGGTGTCACAAGAGGATGTTGCATAGACTTAAAAGTATGATTGGTCAGTGACAGACCACATTTTGCTCTTTATAGGTCAAAGGGTCGACAATTTGTGGCAACTTATTGACCCCCACCTGATGGTAAAGTGGTTATTTCGGCTGATTTATGTGCGGGCAGCGTGGAACTGGGCCAGTCCAAGGAGTAGTCCGCCTTTCAACAGAAGATTTTCGATGGTTATTTCTTCAACATGTTAATAGCAATGAATCTTTTGAGGATCTTTTTGCCGATTCAAGATTTTAATCTAAAATCCACACAATGTGAATGTGTGACAGAATTccagaaacattaaaaaatgatattcagAAACGAATGAATGTGAAGATGCACAGACTGGAGGGGCAAGACGGAGCATCAGGAAGGGcgggagagaaaaagagagagagagagagcaagagagagagaaagtcaaGACTTCTCTTAAAGCCCTTTCCACGTTCTTTAAGAAACGGGTGAAAGGCGGAAGGGAGAAGACCCCCACTGCTGCCGAGAGGAAAAGAAGCCTTGCCCGGTGGGGTCAACCACCTTAAAAATGAAAAGCCAAGTCACCAACGCCCTCTCGGACTTCTTCTTCGAGTATGAGACGCCGCGACAAGTGCTCGTCAGGAACAGGAGAGTGGGAGTGGTGTGCCGCCTCATTCAGCTGGGGGTCTTGGCTTACATCATTGGGTAAGACACCTATCTCTTCCAAAAGTTCCTATTTTGCAGCAAGTATGAGCTTGTTTTTTGGAGTAACCTCAACAGTCTATCGCTATGTCACcatgtccaatgcatttgaactgggaggatgGCAAAAGATGAAAGGACTCATGAGTCACATTGGGGGTGACGTGCAGACTACGCTAAATGCCCCCTGGCCTATTTAGAGGACCGCGTGTTGCtttgtgttattgttgtttGGGTTCTGCGCGCGCAAATGTGTGTGCGGCCTAGAATGTGTACGTCTCAACCTGAACtgtgtttgttgtgtgtgtAATTAGCGATTTAATAATTTGGCATTAAGTTTACTAGAGAGATTTGTATATCTTGGCCTAATAGGtatattaaatacaaaaattaaaaaggtaaATTTTGTTCCACTAAGGGTTAGACGTCGTTCTTCACAGAGGATAAATACTATATGACCTAGAGTATTGTCATAGGTAAGCCATtctacccaaaaaataaaaataaatataaaacagccTTTTTGTAATCCTACAAATGATTTTAGGCAGCATGTGATTATGTTCCAGAGCAGGATGCTAATTGGCTTTTAATTTAGTCTAGATTtcaatttaatttctttttccTGACGAGAAAAGCATACCAATCTTCAGTGAGGCCCTTTCCTGGTGCATGACAATTCAACAGTTTAAAGTCGAAAGCAAAAATGtcgcacacacacccacactagATAGTGCTTTGCATAAATCTTCCATAATACAAaacatgaaaaggaaaaagtgaGAGCATAATCTGCAAGGATGAAACCAAGAGTAAATGACTCGTCTGGAAGCAACCAAGGAAAAATGTCTAATTAACTTCTCACAATATGACATTCTAAAGTGACAGAATTGACAAGCTATTGTTTAAGATTCTGGAAAGAATGAAAGGGTAATCGTGGTGATGCAACGTGCTGAGAGAAAAGCTCTCGACCAATCAAGAGGCAGATACAGATCTTACTTTCACACTTTTCATTTTCCATGCTTTACCAAGCTCTTAGTTTCTTAATCAATTTGTCATACTTCCCTTCATTGCTCCTAAATATACAGCAAACATAACTTAAATTAAccactatatttttttatttattggactgatataaaaaaaaaacatgataaaaatgaactacgaccaccTTTCTAAATCAGCCCAGAAACATTAAAAGCACCACCAAAGAGTGAGAAACCCCCAAACTATCACTGTTCAAATAATACTACCTGAACAAGTACACAAATAATAAATCTATCAGGTAAAAAGTAAAAGTTCACCCCACATTATGTAACGCCTACGGGTGTGAGCTGTCGCCATGGCGAAATCGCAATGTTGCACGTCCACATCAACAAAATACTGTACATGTCCAAGCCTGTGGACTCGGATGCTTAGCGAGGGTGTAGCGAGTCTAAGACGATGACGCGCCTGACCCATTGTCTACGGTTTTTCCGGACAGGTGGGTGTTCATCTACGAGAAAGGCTACCAGTCCACGGATACGGCCGTCAGCTCGGTTTTCACCAAAATGAAAGGAGTGGGCTACACCAACGTGAATGGAGAGGAGAGAGTGTGGGACGTAGCTGACTATGTCTTCCCTCCACAGGTCTGTTACTTGGGATTTGAACGTGTCACGATAATAAAGACTGATAGGTCAGG
This portion of the Stigmatopora nigra isolate UIUO_SnigA chromosome 19, RoL_Snig_1.1, whole genome shotgun sequence genome encodes:
- the dhx33 gene encoding ATP-dependent RNA helicase DHX33 — protein: MPYDFDHPPAKKFKPGSVFFRPDKKKPGMLLPGKAKATTPIDVQRKQLPIYQARTQLLSQLRQLHNVILIGETGSGKTTQIPQYLYEAGIGRQGLVAITQPRRVAAISLAGRVAEEKRTQLGKMVGYTVRFEDVTSTETKLKFMTDGMLLREAIGDPLLLRYTVVILDEAHERTIHTDVLFGVVKSAQRRRKELGKIPLKVIVMSATMDVDLFSEYFNNSPVLYLEGRQHPINIFYTKQPQSDYLQAALVTVFQIHQEAPPSHDILVFMTGQEEIEALARTCRDIAKHLPDTCGSMVVVPLYASLPPTQQLRVFQAAPKGCRKVILSTNIAETSVTISGIKYVVDTGMVKAKRFNPDSGLEVLAVQRVSKAQAWQRAGRAGREDSGICYRLYTEQEFDRLIPMSVPEIQRCNLASVVLQLMALGVQDVANFDFISKPSPEAIRSAMEQLELLGAVEKNNGQVSLTALGKKMSCFPLEPRFAKTILLSPKYSCSEEVLSIVSLLSVDSVLYNPPARREDVLAVRKKFTSSEGDHLSLLAIYRAFKKVSGNKEWCRENFINSRNMGLVKDVQAQLREICFKLNLKLESCGSDTGKVRQCLAHGMFINAAELQPDGNYLALDTHQSVAIHPSSVLFQAKPAYVVFNELLHTSRCYMRDLCLVDPDWLLEAAPEYFGRKLRPVKS